A DNA window from Maribellus comscasis contains the following coding sequences:
- a CDS encoding glutamine synthetase III, with protein sequence MAQFRFNALKEVLNRQPVEFVREDNLVSDYFGMLVFDQTKMKKYLSREAYKSVVDAIENGTTVDRKMADQVAQGMKAWAIENGATHYTHWFHPLTDGTAEKHDAFIVNGADGGVIESFSGKLLAQQEPDASSFPSGGIRQTFEARGYTAWDPTSPAFISETTLTIPTIFISYTGEALDFKTPLLRALGTVDKAATAVCQYFDKNVTHVQANLGWEQEYFLIDEALYMARPDLVLTGRTLMGHASSKDQQLDDHYFSSIPTRVNRFMQDVENEAYKLGIPIKTRHNEVAPNQFEVAPIFEEANLSNDHNQLMMDIMQKIARRHKFRILFHEKPFSGINGSGKHNNWSLSTNTGVNLYSPGKNPKTNLQFLTFVVNTLKAVYDNQDLLRASILNASNSHRLGANEAPPSILSVFLGTEVSKMLDLMEEAVVDRKMTPDEKTALKLNIGRIPEIILDNTDRNRTSPFAFTGNRFEFRAVGSSANNASALIVLNTVVANQLINFKKAVDKLIEEGVKKDEAIFQTLKSLIIDSKPIRFNGDGYSTDWVDEATKRGLTNITNVPDSLASYLRPESIALFNSMGVFNESELHGRVEVEYEKFVMKIQIEARVLGDLAINHIVPTAVEYQTMLLENVKNLKDVFSDDEFDSLAGARKELIKEIGEHISAIKALRKEVIEARKVANVVEDVKEKARSYDTKVKPFLDEIRYHVDKLELIVDNEKWPLPKYRELLFVR encoded by the coding sequence CACAGGGAATGAAAGCCTGGGCAATAGAAAATGGAGCGACACATTATACCCACTGGTTTCATCCGTTGACCGACGGAACAGCGGAAAAGCATGATGCTTTTATCGTCAACGGTGCCGACGGAGGTGTTATCGAATCGTTTTCAGGGAAATTGCTTGCTCAGCAGGAACCCGATGCATCATCGTTTCCAAGCGGAGGAATTCGTCAAACATTTGAAGCCCGCGGCTATACTGCATGGGATCCGACTTCTCCGGCTTTTATCAGCGAAACAACTTTAACCATCCCTACGATATTTATATCGTATACAGGTGAAGCGCTTGATTTTAAAACTCCGCTTTTACGTGCATTGGGAACTGTCGATAAAGCTGCTACCGCTGTTTGTCAGTACTTTGATAAAAATGTTACTCATGTGCAGGCAAATCTGGGCTGGGAACAGGAATACTTTCTTATTGATGAAGCTTTGTATATGGCTCGCCCTGACCTGGTGTTGACCGGACGCACGTTAATGGGGCACGCATCATCAAAAGATCAGCAGTTGGACGATCATTATTTTTCATCCATTCCAACACGTGTTAATCGTTTTATGCAGGATGTTGAAAATGAGGCTTACAAACTGGGTATCCCCATTAAAACAAGACACAACGAGGTGGCTCCCAATCAGTTTGAAGTGGCTCCGATTTTTGAGGAAGCAAATCTTTCAAATGATCATAACCAATTGATGATGGACATTATGCAAAAAATAGCCCGTCGTCATAAATTCAGAATACTATTTCATGAAAAACCCTTCTCGGGAATTAATGGATCCGGGAAACATAATAATTGGTCACTTTCCACAAATACGGGAGTGAATTTGTATTCACCCGGGAAAAATCCAAAAACAAATTTACAGTTTCTCACTTTTGTTGTAAACACTTTAAAAGCAGTTTACGACAATCAGGATTTATTAAGGGCTAGTATTCTGAATGCTTCGAATTCACATCGCCTGGGAGCAAACGAAGCGCCTCCTTCAATTTTATCGGTTTTTCTGGGAACTGAAGTTTCAAAAATGCTCGATTTAATGGAAGAAGCAGTGGTTGACCGAAAAATGACACCAGATGAAAAAACAGCATTAAAACTAAATATTGGTCGGATTCCTGAAATTATTCTTGACAATACCGACCGTAACCGCACGTCTCCTTTTGCATTTACCGGTAACCGTTTTGAATTTCGTGCTGTTGGGTCTTCGGCCAACAACGCATCGGCGCTTATTGTACTGAATACAGTAGTTGCCAATCAGTTAATAAATTTTAAGAAAGCGGTTGACAAACTCATCGAAGAGGGAGTAAAAAAGGATGAAGCTATCTTTCAGACTTTAAAAAGCCTGATAATTGACTCGAAACCTATCCGGTTTAATGGCGACGGATACAGTACCGACTGGGTGGATGAGGCGACAAAAAGAGGGCTTACAAATATTACCAATGTGCCTGATTCGCTGGCATCTTATCTTCGTCCGGAAAGTATCGCTCTGTTTAATTCAATGGGGGTTTTTAACGAGTCGGAGCTACACGGAAGAGTGGAAGTTGAATACGAGAAATTTGTAATGAAAATACAGATTGAGGCTCGTGTTTTGGGAGATCTGGCAATCAATCATATCGTTCCAACTGCTGTCGAATATCAAACCATGCTGCTGGAAAATGTAAAAAACCTGAAAGATGTATTTTCTGATGATGAATTTGATTCTCTGGCGGGAGCAAGAAAAGAATTGATAAAAGAAATCGGGGAACATATTTCTGCAATAAAAGCGCTCCGAAAAGAGGTGATTGAGGCAAGAAAAGTTGCTAACGTTGTGGAAGATGTTAAAGAAAAAGCAAGATCTTACGATACCAAAGTAAAACCTTTTCTTGATGAAATCCGTTATCATGTCGATAAGCTGGAACTGATCGTTGATAATGAAAAATGGCCACTTCCAAAATATCGCGAGTTGTTGTTTGTTCGCTAA
- a CDS encoding TlpA family protein disulfide reductase, with the protein MKKYLLLIFSVFFVTLTSAQIRNMEVQDLEQNWISLEKLNGEKLTVLDFWATWCKPCVSSIPKINALYHQFSNEGVAFVGVNTDGPRNQAKVKPFANSLNIEYPVVLDPDLELVNEFNITVFPSLIVLDSKGDEVFIHEGYNPGDELAIKNNLEKLLANEK; encoded by the coding sequence ATGAAAAAGTATCTACTTTTAATTTTTTCCGTTTTTTTTGTAACGCTTACCAGTGCTCAGATTCGTAATATGGAGGTTCAGGACCTTGAGCAAAACTGGATCTCACTGGAGAAATTAAACGGTGAAAAATTGACAGTACTCGATTTTTGGGCTACCTGGTGCAAACCATGTGTTTCATCTATTCCTAAAATAAACGCACTTTATCATCAGTTCTCAAATGAAGGGGTAGCTTTTGTAGGTGTTAATACCGATGGACCCAGAAACCAGGCAAAAGTAAAGCCTTTTGCAAACTCTTTAAATATCGAATATCCGGTTGTCCTGGATCCCGATTTGGAGCTGGTAAACGAATTCAATATCACAGTTTTTCCGTCGCTGATTGTTCTTGATAGTAAAGGCGATGAAGTTTTTATTCACGAAGGCTACAACCCGGGAGACGAGCTAGCCATTAAAAATAATCTGGAAAAATTGTTAGCCAATGAAAAATAA
- a CDS encoding DUF6029 family protein — protein sequence MKNKHTTLLLAFCCGVISLKAQLTGNNLAEYQIGNIPGTDPQYVNSVYDQLNLDYRFKEFRVSARLENYYSGDSLRIAYTKITQYALNYRSKGINLKAGHFYETLGKGILFRGYEIKNSIYEDQIYRVKQGFYRDAVGFSGSYSNKLMHVKALRGKSLINQLPPTAHDRRLDLVTAVETKFKIANQAIGIIGLQNETKEKKSKYLSALISGNLLRFFDYYGELAHRINAGENFFSFENSDSYGAYFSLGFSKPGLGASLELKDYRNIFIGSGISDPPTLVKEHFYKLLNRSTHVPYYFDESGYQFELFFVPAENHLITVNHSHSKNDLGDKDYDSGEYFADWQFTFRSKNQVKIFIDYSYDDILFENARYATGFYFTHILAGDWSGTVESEIQQIERTITETQSFINLYTGFILNKSSRFSAAFVLEFTNDEKVADVANTKEIETHQFYPGLNFSLKPNRKNTLQLFVGKRRGGPTCTSGICYEVLDFKGAELRWMLRI from the coding sequence ATGAAAAATAAACACACAACTTTACTGCTTGCCTTTTGTTGCGGTGTGATTTCTTTAAAAGCACAACTCACAGGAAACAATCTGGCTGAATATCAAATTGGAAATATTCCCGGAACCGATCCTCAATATGTAAACTCTGTTTACGACCAGCTGAATTTAGATTACCGGTTTAAAGAATTTAGGGTGTCAGCCCGGTTAGAGAATTATTACTCAGGAGATTCATTACGAATAGCTTACACAAAAATTACCCAATATGCGCTTAATTACAGGAGCAAAGGGATAAACCTTAAAGCCGGGCATTTTTATGAAACATTGGGAAAAGGAATCTTATTCCGGGGATACGAAATAAAAAATTCAATATATGAAGATCAGATTTATCGTGTGAAACAGGGTTTTTATCGCGATGCGGTGGGGTTTTCCGGAAGCTACTCAAATAAATTGATGCATGTAAAAGCCTTGCGTGGGAAATCGTTAATCAACCAGTTGCCTCCAACAGCTCATGACCGAAGACTGGATTTGGTTACAGCTGTTGAAACAAAATTTAAAATCGCGAATCAAGCCATCGGTATTATCGGATTACAAAATGAAACAAAAGAAAAGAAATCGAAATATTTATCTGCCCTGATTAGTGGAAATCTACTTCGGTTTTTTGATTATTACGGCGAGTTGGCGCACAGAATAAATGCGGGAGAAAATTTTTTTAGCTTTGAAAACAGCGATTCGTACGGCGCCTATTTTAGTCTTGGGTTTTCGAAACCCGGTCTGGGGGCTTCGCTCGAACTCAAAGACTACCGTAATATTTTTATAGGTTCAGGAATTTCCGATCCGCCTACGCTGGTAAAAGAACATTTTTATAAATTACTTAATCGCAGTACCCACGTCCCTTATTATTTTGATGAAAGTGGTTACCAATTTGAGCTCTTTTTTGTTCCGGCTGAAAATCATTTAATCACAGTAAATCATTCCCACTCAAAAAATGATCTTGGGGATAAAGATTATGATTCTGGAGAATATTTTGCTGACTGGCAATTTACTTTCCGGTCAAAGAATCAGGTTAAAATTTTTATCGATTATTCATACGACGATATCCTGTTTGAAAACGCAAGGTATGCAACAGGATTTTATTTTACGCATATTCTTGCGGGAGATTGGTCAGGGACAGTTGAGTCTGAAATTCAACAGATTGAGCGAACAATTACCGAAACCCAATCGTTTATAAATTTATATACCGGCTTTATTCTGAATAAATCGTCCCGCTTTTCGGCGGCGTTTGTTTTGGAATTTACCAACGATGAAAAAGTTGCAGATGTTGCAAACACCAAAGAAATTGAAACACATCAATTTTACCCGGGACTGAATTTTTCATTGAAGCCAAATAGAAAAAATACATTGCAATTGTTTGTAGGGAAACGGAGGGGCGGACCTACCTGTACTTCAGGAATATGCTACGAAGTTCTCGATTTTAAAGGAGCTGAATTGAGATGGATGTTGAGAATTTAA
- a CDS encoding T9SS type A sorting domain-containing protein, giving the protein MKQKFIFLTTIILLFAHTIFSQNVGETAPDFTLKTLNEINYTLSDNKGKVVFVFLVGYNCPLCIASAPTIKSDILDVYNSNSSFQALIIDTWDGSAAAFTTFKNTTNLSGIYLQKGKSVADNWSSTYDRIIVIDAEGTMVFKGTTAASSDADDAAAVIESALNNISTPVTDLSGVDKFSVSQNYPNPCTKQTKIEYAVSKPVFVKFSIIDITGKLIEHSFAKHHSVGKYSIDLNTSKLEKGIYFYRFEAGDFLSIRKMIVN; this is encoded by the coding sequence ATGAAACAGAAATTTATTTTTTTGACGACAATAATTTTACTTTTTGCTCACACAATATTTTCGCAAAATGTAGGGGAAACAGCACCCGATTTTACGCTAAAAACACTAAATGAGATAAATTATACGCTTTCGGATAACAAAGGGAAAGTTGTATTTGTTTTTCTCGTTGGTTACAATTGCCCCTTGTGTATTGCGTCTGCCCCTACTATAAAGTCTGACATATTGGATGTTTATAATTCAAATTCCAGTTTCCAGGCATTAATAATCGACACCTGGGATGGCAGTGCGGCAGCTTTCACCACCTTTAAAAATACTACTAATTTAAGTGGAATTTATCTTCAAAAAGGAAAATCAGTAGCAGATAATTGGTCTTCAACATATGACAGAATTATTGTAATCGATGCTGAAGGAACCATGGTTTTTAAAGGAACAACTGCCGCAAGCTCTGATGCAGATGATGCTGCCGCTGTGATTGAGAGCGCTTTAAACAATATATCAACACCCGTTACCGATTTATCCGGTGTCGATAAATTTTCTGTAAGTCAAAATTATCCAAACCCGTGCACCAAACAAACAAAAATTGAGTATGCTGTATCAAAACCAGTGTTTGTTAAATTCTCGATTATTGATATTACTGGAAAATTGATTGAGCATTCTTTCGCAAAACATCATTCGGTTGGAAAGTATTCAATCGACCTAAATACCTCAAAATTGGAGAAAGGAATTTATTTTTACCGTTTCGAAGCGGGAGACTTTTTATCGATCAGGAAGATGATTGTAAATTAA
- a CDS encoding OmpA family protein — MKLIRLALLFLIVLFLASCGASKLGRDALLAHDIGEYYKAIEKYRKASRKEKDRTKRMEYAFSLAECYRYIGDYEMAALYYKNAIRRGYPDPIAIYYNAEMLRAAQDYEEAIENYRIFLDSVPGDERGQAGLEAIRKTQEWVAHPTRHIINPIKEINSRESDYAPVFVGGRDNEVIFTSTRKAATGKKESMITGQDYADLFRATFGIQRQKWEEPKLLEENFVINTGDEEGAATLSSTGEQMIFTRCRYEKTQAMGTELYSTSQSRGNWSEPIKVQIAGDSIVTAHPAFSPDETVLYFVSDMPGGQGGKDIWMAQGSGGSFSNPVNLGPVINTPGDEMFPFVRDNGELYFSSNYHMGMGGFDIFVANTNEDGEWVVNNMGSPMNSPGDDFGIAFVQGENKGMFSSNRKGSRGDDLYSFLVPPKIFQASGEVFDKESGNKIDGVTVRIIGTDGTNLKMRTKNGKFQLKLQPETEYIFAAFKDGYLRDKAAANTIGLEDSKDFTFDMYLTPTDAPIKVENINYEFGSWELLPESKVALDTLVQILIFNPTITIELMAHTDHVGSDQFNFDLSQKRAQSVVDYLIEKGINPQRLVAKGYGETWPKTVTREMASKYDFLKRNDELTEEFINQLTPEQQGIAEAINRRTEFRVLSTDFIQKYDAEPER; from the coding sequence ATGAAGTTAATCAGATTAGCGCTACTTTTTTTAATCGTTTTATTTTTGGCTTCCTGCGGAGCCAGCAAGCTTGGAAGAGACGCATTGTTGGCTCATGATATCGGTGAATATTACAAAGCCATTGAAAAATACAGAAAGGCCAGCCGAAAGGAAAAAGATCGTACAAAGCGGATGGAATATGCCTTTTCGCTGGCAGAATGTTACCGTTACATAGGCGATTATGAAATGGCAGCTTTGTATTATAAAAATGCTATCCGACGCGGTTACCCCGATCCAATTGCCATCTATTATAATGCCGAAATGTTGAGAGCCGCCCAGGACTATGAAGAGGCGATTGAAAATTACCGTATTTTCCTTGATTCAGTTCCGGGTGACGAGAGAGGACAAGCTGGTTTGGAGGCAATTAGGAAGACACAGGAGTGGGTGGCTCACCCCACACGTCATATCATTAATCCAATTAAGGAAATCAACTCGCGGGAAAGTGACTATGCTCCGGTGTTTGTTGGTGGCCGCGACAATGAAGTGATTTTTACTTCTACCCGCAAAGCTGCTACCGGTAAAAAGGAAAGTATGATTACCGGACAGGATTATGCTGATTTGTTTCGCGCAACTTTTGGCATCCAGCGCCAAAAATGGGAAGAGCCGAAATTGTTGGAGGAAAATTTTGTAATCAATACAGGCGATGAGGAAGGTGCAGCCACACTGTCATCAACAGGAGAACAGATGATTTTTACCCGCTGTCGTTATGAAAAAACACAGGCTATGGGAACCGAATTATATTCCACATCCCAATCGAGAGGAAATTGGTCGGAACCTATAAAAGTTCAAATTGCCGGCGACAGTATTGTTACTGCACATCCCGCATTTAGTCCGGATGAAACTGTGTTATATTTTGTTTCCGATATGCCGGGTGGGCAGGGAGGAAAAGATATATGGATGGCGCAGGGCTCCGGTGGGAGTTTCAGTAATCCGGTAAACCTGGGACCGGTTATTAATACACCTGGCGATGAGATGTTTCCATTTGTAAGAGATAACGGTGAATTGTATTTCTCATCCAATTATCATATGGGGATGGGTGGGTTTGATATTTTTGTCGCGAACACAAACGAAGATGGAGAATGGGTAGTTAATAATATGGGCTCGCCAATGAATTCACCCGGCGATGACTTTGGAATTGCATTTGTTCAGGGGGAGAACAAAGGAATGTTTTCCTCCAACCGGAAAGGATCCCGGGGAGATGATTTGTATTCTTTTCTGGTTCCACCAAAAATTTTTCAGGCAAGTGGTGAAGTTTTTGATAAGGAAAGCGGAAACAAAATTGATGGTGTAACAGTCAGAATTATTGGAACCGATGGTACAAATCTGAAAATGCGAACCAAAAACGGAAAATTTCAACTAAAACTTCAACCGGAAACCGAATATATTTTCGCAGCATTTAAAGATGGTTATTTACGTGATAAAGCGGCAGCAAATACAATTGGTCTGGAAGACAGCAAAGATTTTACATTTGATATGTATCTTACTCCCACTGATGCTCCGATAAAAGTGGAGAATATTAATTATGAATTTGGTAGCTGGGAGTTGTTACCCGAATCAAAAGTTGCGCTTGATACACTTGTGCAGATTCTTATATTTAATCCAACAATTACAATTGAATTGATGGCGCATACCGACCACGTTGGAAGTGACCAGTTTAACTTCGATCTTTCACAGAAACGTGCACAAAGTGTTGTTGACTACCTCATTGAAAAAGGGATTAATCCCCAACGGTTGGTCGCAAAAGGATATGGAGAAACGTGGCCCAAAACGGTAACAAGAGAAATGGCCAGTAAATACGATTTTCTAAAAAGAAACGATGAATTAACTGAAGAATTTATCAACCAGTTAACACCGGAACAACAGGGAATTGCAGAAGCCATCAACCGGCGCACAGAATTCAGAGTGCTTTCTACCGATTTTATTCAGAAATATGATGCAGAACCAGAGAGATAA
- a CDS encoding DUF3267 domain-containing protein: MKFIYNKFPDDENFSPEKDEWIPLKEPDNLWTSQLWALPFMIINPLVIILILKIMGITFILKSANIFLSFLILMPIHEFIHALFFPEKLKSDNIFVGFTMAGFAFFAAYIGEMKRNRFIVILLAPLIIISLLGIIILALVGSNSLLEHIIVWNSFGACVDCLGVFMVLRQVPRNAYVRNKKIRTYWRL, translated from the coding sequence ATGAAATTTATATACAACAAATTCCCTGACGATGAAAATTTTAGTCCTGAAAAAGATGAATGGATCCCATTAAAAGAACCTGATAATTTATGGACTTCGCAATTATGGGCACTTCCATTTATGATAATCAATCCCCTGGTTATCATTCTTATTTTAAAAATTATGGGGATTACTTTTATATTAAAGTCGGCCAACATATTTTTGTCTTTCCTCATATTAATGCCGATTCACGAATTCATCCATGCTCTTTTCTTTCCCGAGAAACTAAAATCAGATAATATTTTCGTTGGATTTACGATGGCAGGTTTTGCATTTTTTGCTGCTTACATTGGCGAAATGAAACGAAACCGTTTTATTGTAATACTGCTTGCTCCGCTTATAATTATTTCATTACTCGGAATTATTATTTTGGCGCTTGTTGGCAGTAATAGTCTTTTAGAGCATATTATTGTATGGAATTCATTTGGCGCCTGTGTGGATTGCCTGGGCGTTTTTATGGTATTAAGGCAAGTGCCCCGCAATGCATATGTCAGAAATAAAAAAATCAGAACTTACTGGAGGTTATAA
- a CDS encoding potassium channel family protein, producing the protein MSQPYNKFQEVSSRTLQIGVGLLLSIVTFGTLGYHLLEGMNLLDSLYMTVITISTVGFKEVGAEPLSQQGKIFTMGLIITSLGSLAYVGSNMARFVFDGELANYIKTYRVDKKIAKLKNHVIIVGYGRNGEQAALELAEHGVNFVIVDKRDNVISRVRENPELLYIKGDATHEEILEQAQVYNARALIATTPDDADNVFVVLTARSMNPNLTIISRASELESQMKLKRAGATNVIMPERIGGQRMAKLVHQPDVVEFLEYVLLQKSQDVSLEELSCKNLAQRFVGKSIADLRVREVSGANIIGIKISGARYVFNPDPKMILSRNDQLFVLGNPTQISKLKEVMISDE; encoded by the coding sequence ATGAGCCAACCGTATAATAAATTCCAGGAAGTATCGAGCCGAACCTTACAAATCGGAGTTGGTCTTTTGCTTTCGATTGTTACATTCGGAACTTTAGGTTATCACCTTCTGGAAGGGATGAATCTTCTCGACAGTCTGTACATGACTGTTATTACCATTTCTACCGTGGGATTTAAGGAAGTGGGTGCCGAACCACTTTCCCAGCAGGGAAAAATTTTTACAATGGGTTTAATCATTACAAGCCTGGGGAGTTTGGCCTACGTAGGATCAAATATGGCGAGGTTTGTTTTTGATGGCGAATTGGCAAACTATATAAAAACATACAGGGTGGACAAAAAAATTGCAAAACTAAAAAACCACGTAATCATTGTGGGCTACGGCCGGAATGGCGAGCAGGCTGCCTTGGAACTGGCCGAACATGGAGTAAATTTTGTTATTGTAGACAAACGCGACAATGTGATTTCAAGGGTGCGCGAAAATCCCGAATTACTATACATTAAGGGCGATGCAACACACGAAGAAATCCTGGAACAGGCTCAGGTATACAACGCCCGTGCTTTAATTGCCACAACACCCGACGATGCCGACAATGTATTTGTTGTATTAACCGCCCGGAGTATGAATCCGAATTTGACCATTATCAGCCGCGCCTCCGAACTGGAATCACAAATGAAACTAAAACGGGCGGGAGCTACCAACGTGATAATGCCCGAACGGATTGGCGGACAACGAATGGCAAAACTGGTTCACCAACCCGATGTGGTAGAATTTCTGGAATATGTTCTTTTGCAAAAATCGCAGGATGTGAGCCTCGAAGAGCTTTCCTGTAAAAACCTGGCACAACGTTTTGTTGGAAAGTCAATTGCAGATTTGCGGGTAAGAGAAGTTTCAGGAGCAAATATTATTGGCATAAAAATTAGTGGAGCCCGGTATGTTTTTAATCCCGACCCCAAAATGATATTATCACGCAACGACCAGCTTTTTGTTTTAGGAAATCCAACACAGATTAGCAAGCTAAAGGAAGTAATGATTTCTGATGAATAA
- a CDS encoding DUF2851 family protein yields the protein MSEEFLHYIWEQHLFNSRPLITTSNQSFEILDTGKRNFDSGPDFFNAKIRINGTLWAGNIEIHKKSSDWFLHNHQNDKAYDNVILHVVEEHDKPVFRTSGEEIPSFEIKYPGHLKTNYQKLLDAKTWIACEEQFHKINPVILQLGFNRLMIERLENKTDEIMQRLEQNNNNWNETFYQVLARMFGFKVNNLPFELLAKSLPISTLAKHKSNLFQLEALLFGNSGLLNQQLLGDDYYLKLREEFSFLYQKYKLVPIEGHLWKFMRLRPANFPTVRISQLAALIHRSQGLFSKIIEIDSLEKLKELFDVQASEYWNSHYNFNKESQKNTTKRLGESAVNILIINVVIPFLFVYGETQNKTQLKNRALDFLEQLPPEKNSITTKWEKLGIESRSAFESQALIQLKNIHCEKKNCLNCQIGVKLVKINIDSTG from the coding sequence ATGTCTGAAGAATTCCTCCATTACATTTGGGAACAACATCTTTTTAATTCCCGGCCCTTAATAACTACTTCAAATCAATCGTTTGAAATTTTGGATACCGGCAAACGGAATTTTGATTCCGGTCCCGATTTTTTCAATGCAAAAATCAGAATTAATGGAACATTATGGGCCGGGAATATAGAGATTCACAAAAAATCATCTGATTGGTTCCTGCATAACCACCAAAACGACAAAGCTTACGACAATGTTATTTTACATGTTGTTGAAGAACACGACAAGCCTGTCTTTCGCACGTCAGGAGAAGAAATCCCCTCGTTTGAAATAAAATATCCAGGACATTTGAAAACCAATTATCAGAAACTGCTTGATGCCAAAACCTGGATTGCCTGTGAAGAACAATTTCACAAAATAAATCCGGTAATTCTGCAACTCGGATTTAACCGGCTGATGATTGAACGGCTGGAAAATAAAACAGATGAAATAATGCAGCGGCTGGAGCAAAATAACAACAACTGGAACGAAACATTTTACCAGGTACTTGCCCGGATGTTTGGTTTTAAAGTAAATAATCTTCCTTTTGAGCTACTTGCAAAATCGCTGCCCATTTCAACGCTGGCGAAACACAAAAGTAATCTTTTTCAACTCGAAGCTTTGCTATTTGGAAATTCGGGTTTGCTAAACCAGCAACTTCTCGGCGATGATTATTATCTGAAACTCAGAGAGGAATTTTCCTTTTTATACCAGAAATACAAATTGGTTCCCATTGAAGGCCACCTGTGGAAATTTATGCGATTACGCCCGGCTAATTTTCCAACAGTACGAATTTCGCAACTGGCGGCATTGATTCATCGTTCACAAGGTTTGTTTTCAAAGATTATTGAAATTGATTCTCTCGAAAAACTAAAAGAACTATTTGATGTTCAGGCTTCGGAATACTGGAATTCACATTACAACTTTAATAAAGAATCTCAAAAAAACACAACAAAAAGACTTGGGGAAAGTGCTGTAAACATACTAATTATTAATGTAGTAATTCCGTTTCTATTTGTTTATGGCGAAACACAAAATAAAACACAGTTAAAAAACCGGGCGCTTGATTTTCTTGAACAATTGCCTCCTGAAAAAAATTCGATTACAACAAAATGGGAAAAACTGGGAATAGAAAGTCGTTCCGCATTTGAATCACAAGCACTGATTCAGTTAAAAAACATACATTGCGAAAAGAAAAATTGTTTAAATTGCCAAATAGGAGTTAAACTTGTAAAAATCAATATTGATTCAACCGGATGA
- a CDS encoding RNA methyltransferase, which translates to MRKLRNSELNRLTVDEFKEKSKTPLIVVLDNIRSCNNIGSVFRTSDAFLIEKIYLCGITATPPNKEIHKTALDAEKSVEWKYLEKTEDAVTELKNAGFNVYAIEQVENSISLPDFKPEANEKLAIVFGNEVKGVQQKVVNLCDGSIEIPQFGTKHSFNVSVSAGIILWDLFQKMNEEKNAGKLRLTKLI; encoded by the coding sequence ATGCGAAAATTACGAAACAGCGAACTAAACAGATTAACAGTTGACGAATTCAAAGAGAAATCAAAAACTCCCCTGATAGTGGTGCTCGACAATATAAGAAGCTGTAATAATATCGGCTCTGTTTTCCGGACTTCGGACGCCTTTCTAATTGAAAAGATTTACCTCTGTGGAATAACAGCTACCCCTCCCAACAAAGAAATTCATAAAACTGCTCTCGATGCTGAAAAATCGGTTGAATGGAAATACCTCGAGAAAACGGAAGATGCTGTTACGGAGCTGAAAAACGCCGGTTTTAATGTTTACGCAATTGAGCAGGTAGAAAACAGTATTTCTTTACCCGATTTTAAACCGGAAGCCAACGAAAAGCTGGCAATTGTATTTGGGAATGAGGTAAAAGGAGTGCAGCAAAAAGTGGTGAATTTATGTGACGGAAGCATCGAAATTCCCCAGTTTGGAACAAAACATTCTTTTAATGTCTCGGTAAGCGCCGGAATTATTTTGTGGGATTTATTTCAGAAAATGAACGAAGAAAAAAATGCGGGAAAACTGAGGTTGACGAAATTAATTTGA